A genomic stretch from Leptospira licerasiae serovar Varillal str. VAR 010 includes:
- a CDS encoding ankyrin repeat domain-containing protein, which produces MDWNDLFRAVKTGNNGTLRALLSEAATRDGFAEEFPELRDSYGCGLLYWAIKEGNKEATNLLVEYGSDPNETSSRGETALLLALESENAELTTILLDYGADPELRDMDGNTPLTRAISSGKLELVEILFDLPNHPPDIESRNGEGYSPLLLAVDMGHLEIAEYLVSKGADPKKKNSEGRTILHLTALHNDYEILDLFSENKEVRSLLENKDQDGNTPLLLSALYDSVECLERLLNLGADPLAKNLSGKTAKEEADRMKFHHTLKVINKATIALLFRASSEGKTDIVEKILSNGYEAEVRDMLGRTPLLLAVKSGKTDLIELLVKNGASPYSTDKEGNSPLAIAEASESPALHQIFKQFLNPEEGK; this is translated from the coding sequence GTGGACTGGAACGATCTTTTTCGGGCAGTAAAAACAGGAAACAATGGAACCCTTCGCGCCTTATTATCAGAGGCGGCGACAAGAGACGGTTTCGCAGAAGAATTTCCCGAACTAAGAGATTCTTACGGGTGCGGACTTTTATACTGGGCCATCAAAGAAGGAAATAAAGAAGCCACCAATCTTTTAGTAGAATATGGCTCCGATCCGAATGAGACGAGTTCCAGAGGAGAGACAGCACTACTTCTCGCATTGGAATCTGAGAATGCTGAACTCACAACCATACTCTTGGATTATGGCGCGGATCCCGAACTAAGAGATATGGATGGGAACACTCCGTTGACTAGAGCGATCAGTTCCGGCAAATTAGAGCTGGTAGAGATCTTGTTCGATCTACCAAATCATCCTCCAGACATAGAATCCAGAAATGGAGAAGGTTACTCTCCTCTTTTACTCGCAGTGGATATGGGACATTTAGAGATCGCAGAATATCTGGTGTCAAAAGGTGCGGATCCTAAAAAGAAAAACTCCGAAGGTCGGACTATTCTTCATTTAACTGCATTACATAATGATTATGAAATATTAGACCTATTCTCGGAGAACAAAGAAGTACGTTCTTTATTGGAGAATAAGGACCAAGATGGAAATACACCTCTTCTTCTTTCGGCATTGTACGATAGTGTGGAATGTCTGGAAAGACTACTGAATCTGGGAGCGGATCCCTTGGCCAAAAACCTAAGCGGTAAAACAGCCAAAGAAGAAGCGGACAGGATGAAATTCCATCATACCTTAAAAGTAATAAACAAGGCTACGATCGCGTTATTATTCAGAGCTTCTTCCGAAGGTAAAACTGATATTGTCGAAAAAATCCTGAGCAACGGTTACGAAGCGGAAGTTCGCGATATGCTTGGCCGCACACCTTTGCTACTCGCCGTAAAATCCGGAAAAACAGATCTGATAGAATTATTAGTAAAGAATGGAGCTTCCCCTTATTCCACGGACAAGGAAGGAAATTCTCCTTTAGCTATTGCAGAGGCTTCCGAAAGTCCCGCCTTACATCAGATATTTAAACAATTCCTGAATCCTGAAGAAGGAAAGTAA
- a CDS encoding NADP-dependent isocitrate dehydrogenase, translating to MAKIKVKTPLVELDGDEMTRIIWKEIKDRFIHPYLDIELDYYDLGVEYRDKTEDKVTVDSANAILKYGVGVKCATITPNQDRVVEYKLKKEWKSPNGTIRSILDGTVFRKPIIVNNIPSGVRSWEKPIVVGRHAFGDLYKDTELYIPEAGKVEIVFTTKDGKEKERVTINDFDGPGVVMGQFNLDKSIYSFAEACFNYAISEKINVWFATKDTISKKYHARFRAIFDEVSTKRAAELKAAGIEYWYYLIDDAVAQIVKNPGGMLWALMNYDGDVMSDMVASGFGSLGLMTSVLVSPDGKFEYEAAHGTVTRHYRQYQKGETTSTNSVASIFAWTGALAKRGELDGTPDVVSFAQKLEKAVIDTIQAGEMTKDLVLLTTTKGPKQLDTFQFMEAIQKRL from the coding sequence ATGGCTAAAATTAAGGTGAAAACTCCTCTCGTCGAACTCGACGGGGACGAGATGACACGTATAATTTGGAAAGAAATTAAGGATCGTTTCATTCATCCTTATCTTGATATAGAATTAGATTATTATGATCTAGGCGTAGAATACCGCGACAAAACGGAAGATAAAGTCACCGTAGATTCCGCGAATGCTATTTTAAAATACGGAGTGGGCGTTAAGTGCGCTACCATTACTCCGAACCAAGATCGAGTTGTTGAATACAAACTCAAAAAAGAATGGAAGTCCCCGAACGGGACCATTCGTTCCATTTTGGACGGGACCGTTTTCCGTAAACCGATCATCGTGAACAATATTCCTTCCGGAGTTAGATCCTGGGAAAAACCGATCGTAGTAGGTCGTCACGCATTCGGTGACCTTTACAAAGACACCGAACTTTATATTCCGGAAGCTGGAAAAGTAGAGATCGTTTTCACAACCAAAGACGGAAAAGAAAAAGAAAGAGTTACTATCAACGATTTCGACGGACCTGGTGTTGTGATGGGGCAGTTCAACTTGGACAAGTCCATCTACAGCTTTGCGGAAGCTTGTTTCAATTATGCGATTTCCGAAAAAATAAATGTTTGGTTCGCAACTAAAGATACCATCTCTAAAAAATACCACGCTCGTTTCCGTGCAATCTTCGACGAAGTCTCTACTAAAAGAGCTGCAGAACTGAAAGCTGCTGGGATCGAATATTGGTATTATTTGATAGACGACGCTGTAGCTCAGATCGTTAAAAATCCTGGCGGAATGCTTTGGGCCCTAATGAACTATGACGGAGATGTAATGTCCGATATGGTTGCTTCCGGATTCGGATCATTGGGATTAATGACTTCTGTTCTTGTTTCTCCGGACGGAAAATTCGAATACGAGGCCGCTCACGGAACTGTGACTCGTCACTACCGTCAGTATCAAAAAGGAGAAACCACTTCTACCAACTCTGTAGCTTCTATCTTTGCATGGACCGGAGCTCTTGCTAAGAGGGGAGAATTGGACGGGACTCCTGATGTTGTTTCTTTTGCTCAAAAATTGGAGAAGGCGGTAATCGACACTATCCAAGCAGGAGAGATGACCAAGGACTTAGTCCTACTTACCACAACCAAAGGCCCGAAACAATTGGATACCTTCCAGTTTATGGAGGCGATCCAAAAACGCCTTTAG
- the mazG gene encoding nucleoside triphosphate pyrophosphohydrolase codes for MKAPDPKDYPNSMAFLQDITSKLRSPEGCPWDREQTHSTLVPYLIEESQEVVEAILKGNDEHTKEELGDLLFQVVLHSQIASERGAFSLEDIAKDVAEKLVLRHPHVFDPETKDISSADEVVANWELFKEKEKQLRQKTSKAKSILSEVPETFPSLLKAEKFQKKAAKAGFDWEDIKGVEEKLNEELQEFLDEIRGISDPSSNQIRIEEELGDLLFTIVNLARKLGVSAESSLTRTNTKFKHRIEYIEARLGESDRKFSETPLDELEKLWNQAKNGIQKQAQNPLEEKQRGVSELIHGLSSFLIWKQSLESDWPKTYSFSYKSNEYSLIFSAFGSMTLLPSADPWGRKAQPIFYLNLSDKNHRTWEDLSGNSYKTQEDIYEAILRSISDYTRLAPP; via the coding sequence ATGAAAGCTCCCGACCCGAAAGACTATCCTAACTCGATGGCATTTCTCCAAGACATAACTTCCAAACTTAGAAGTCCTGAAGGTTGTCCCTGGGATAGAGAGCAGACACATTCTACGCTTGTGCCTTATCTGATCGAAGAATCACAAGAAGTGGTAGAAGCAATACTCAAAGGAAACGACGAACACACAAAGGAAGAATTGGGAGATCTTTTATTCCAAGTGGTTCTTCATTCTCAGATCGCATCCGAAAGAGGTGCATTCAGTTTAGAAGATATAGCAAAAGACGTGGCGGAAAAACTTGTGCTCAGGCATCCGCATGTATTCGATCCGGAAACAAAGGACATCTCTTCTGCGGACGAAGTAGTCGCAAACTGGGAACTATTTAAAGAGAAAGAAAAACAACTCAGACAAAAAACTTCCAAAGCTAAATCCATCCTATCCGAAGTCCCGGAGACATTTCCTTCTCTATTAAAAGCTGAAAAATTCCAAAAAAAGGCCGCTAAAGCGGGTTTCGATTGGGAAGACATAAAAGGTGTAGAAGAAAAACTGAATGAAGAATTGCAGGAGTTCTTAGACGAGATCAGGGGAATTTCCGATCCTTCTTCCAATCAAATCAGGATTGAAGAAGAATTAGGAGATCTTCTTTTTACGATAGTTAACCTGGCAAGAAAGCTGGGAGTCTCCGCAGAATCCTCTCTTACCAGGACCAATACAAAGTTCAAACATAGGATCGAATATATAGAAGCGCGCTTAGGAGAATCGGATCGTAAGTTTTCCGAAACTCCTTTGGACGAGCTGGAAAAACTCTGGAACCAAGCAAAGAATGGAATCCAAAAACAAGCCCAAAATCCTCTGGAAGAAAAGCAGAGAGGTGTTTCAGAGCTGATCCATGGGCTTTCTTCTTTTCTAATTTGGAAACAAAGCCTCGAATCAGATTGGCCAAAAACTTATAGTTTTTCTTACAAATCAAACGAGTATTCTTTAATATTCTCCGCATTCGGATCTATGACTTTATTGCCAAGTGCAGATCCTTGGGGCAGAAAGGCCCAACCGATCTTCTATTTGAATTTATCCGACAAGAATCATAGAACCTGGGAAGATTTGTCTGGAAATTCTTATAAAACCCAAGAAGATATTTATGAGGCAATCTTAAGATCGATCAGCGACTATACTCGCCTAGCTCCTCCTTGA
- a CDS encoding RNA polymerase sigma factor, which produces MGSLDTIYRRERDRILAWVRSRVTDPEEAEDLLQESFLTAVTELDSAGSIEYLLAYVYAVLRNKVGDWYRFKKAGKYSNSRLEQEFILEDAIPDKAAGPEKEFYRSLVLQELAIAIEELPEEQKSVFVENVFDGKSFREISEVTGIPEGTLSARKSYAKDFLAKRLKDLKVFFLEEF; this is translated from the coding sequence TTGGGATCCTTGGACACGATTTACAGACGGGAAAGAGATAGAATCCTAGCATGGGTTCGTTCCAGGGTTACGGATCCTGAAGAAGCAGAAGATCTTCTTCAAGAATCTTTTTTAACTGCTGTAACTGAACTGGATTCCGCTGGGTCTATAGAATATCTTTTAGCTTATGTGTATGCGGTTCTTCGCAATAAAGTGGGAGACTGGTACAGATTCAAAAAAGCGGGAAAGTATTCTAACTCTCGTTTAGAACAGGAGTTTATCCTAGAGGACGCGATACCTGATAAAGCAGCAGGACCTGAAAAGGAATTTTACAGAAGTCTTGTGCTTCAGGAATTAGCGATCGCCATAGAAGAACTGCCTGAAGAGCAAAAATCCGTGTTTGTGGAGAACGTGTTCGATGGAAAATCCTTCAGAGAAATTTCGGAAGTTACCGGAATTCCGGAAGGAACTCTCTCAGCACGGAAATCTTACGCTAAGGATTTTTTAGCAAAACGTTTGAAGGACCTGAAGGTTTTCTTTCTGGAAGAGTTTTGA
- a CDS encoding LIC_13246 family protein: MKARRNKEEEEYFGWMKLQTDQLGFLGIIHSVNRFYDSLQGSQTKELRYFRRKLVRTDFRYSKIFMKKFGDYEYLIYARIETKGKSESDSWIHIDGIKMERDEMRAKGVKDHPSYEIRCLSDIFESSCVPASKSEEDKIDSDCS, encoded by the coding sequence ATGAAGGCTAGGAGAAACAAAGAAGAAGAGGAATATTTCGGTTGGATGAAATTGCAAACGGATCAATTGGGTTTTTTAGGAATAATACATTCCGTGAATAGATTCTATGATTCTCTACAAGGTTCCCAAACCAAAGAGTTGCGTTACTTTCGAAGAAAATTGGTAAGAACAGATTTCAGATATTCTAAAATTTTTATGAAGAAATTCGGAGATTATGAATATCTGATCTATGCTCGGATCGAAACCAAGGGAAAATCGGAATCCGATTCTTGGATACACATAGACGGGATCAAAATGGAAAGGGACGAAATGAGAGCGAAAGGAGTAAAGGATCATCCTTCTTATGAGATCCGATGCCTCAGCGATATTTTTGAATCCTCCTGCGTGCCCGCATCCAAATCGGAAGAGGACAAAATAGATTCAGATTGTAGCTGA
- a CDS encoding VOC family protein: MEVNHIGITSRDPEVSANFYREIFGLPQQEETEKAAKVLGIGKSNIAIYGEKNDPASPVFGSGCDFAIRVDPKSFREIEQRLFSQRLEYGVRKSSKTLFLNFQDPDGYLVELMCEEE; the protein is encoded by the coding sequence ATGGAAGTAAATCATATCGGTATCACCTCCCGTGATCCGGAAGTAAGTGCGAATTTCTATCGTGAAATTTTCGGTCTCCCCCAACAGGAGGAGACCGAAAAAGCTGCGAAAGTTTTAGGCATCGGAAAATCGAATATAGCGATCTACGGAGAGAAGAACGATCCTGCTTCTCCCGTATTCGGATCAGGATGTGATTTTGCTATTAGAGTGGATCCTAAAAGTTTCCGGGAGATTGAACAAAGATTATTCTCTCAAAGATTAGAATATGGTGTTCGTAAATCTTCTAAGACACTTTTTCTGAATTTTCAAGATCCGGATGGTTACCTGGTTGAATTGATGTGCGAAGAAGAATAG
- a CDS encoding response regulator, translated as MNANKEIPYQGNLKEGARLPSEKLKILIVDTSKVILEIISSEFSSSLFEVQKVSLMEEATQLAKEKKFDLITLGIHLEGGTGFDLCREIRSKGKKEKFASSGARIIFVTSDFTEENRMIAHNAGADGFIEKTQELSSFQSTIDEIIKDLIEEKKDPSQKNPSLAKRKILIIDDSELNLVLFRRLLESKGAEVQTAISGKHALQILEENPKNFEAIFTDMYMPGMNGNELCSLVQKNPAFSQIRLGITSAAEESSFTRDEIPTGVELFSKPYDMQEICNFLK; from the coding sequence ATGAATGCAAACAAGGAAATACCGTATCAAGGCAACCTTAAGGAAGGTGCCCGTTTGCCTTCAGAAAAACTCAAAATACTCATCGTAGATACGAGTAAGGTTATTCTAGAGATTATTTCTTCAGAATTTTCTTCTTCCTTATTCGAGGTCCAAAAAGTATCTCTTATGGAAGAAGCAACACAACTTGCCAAAGAGAAAAAATTCGATCTAATCACTTTAGGGATCCATTTAGAAGGTGGAACAGGTTTCGACCTATGCAGAGAGATTAGAAGTAAAGGAAAGAAGGAGAAGTTCGCTTCCTCAGGAGCCAGGATCATATTTGTGACCTCCGATTTTACGGAAGAGAATAGGATGATCGCTCATAATGCAGGCGCTGACGGCTTTATAGAAAAAACCCAAGAACTGAGTTCCTTTCAATCCACGATAGACGAGATCATAAAGGACCTGATAGAAGAGAAAAAGGATCCTTCTCAAAAGAATCCAAGTTTAGCAAAACGGAAAATACTCATTATAGACGATTCTGAACTGAACCTTGTCTTATTCAGAAGATTATTAGAATCTAAAGGTGCAGAGGTACAAACCGCTATTTCGGGTAAACATGCTCTCCAAATTTTGGAAGAAAATCCAAAAAATTTCGAAGCAATCTTTACCGATATGTATATGCCCGGAATGAATGGGAACGAGCTATGCAGCTTAGTCCAAAAGAACCCAGCATTCTCTCAGATACGATTGGGAATTACTTCTGCGGCCGAAGAATCTTCTTTTACTAGAGACGAGATCCCAACTGGTGTGGAATTATTTTCCAAACCTTACGATATGCAAGAGATCTGCAATTTTTTGAAATAA
- a CDS encoding DUF6580 family putative transport protein, with product MSLSKNLVAFALLVLAVLSRFLPHLPNFTPVLAISIFGGVYFSNRWLAIALPLGIMLISDLVIGLHEMIPVIYGLFIVYAIVGMKIKDRLGVGSLAIAGLAGSVSFFVITNFFVWLTSGMYTLNGQGLVECYIAAIPFFKYSLLGDFTYVSVLFGSYYLLEKNGFVASTQAA from the coding sequence ATGTCACTATCTAAAAATTTGGTAGCTTTCGCATTACTCGTACTTGCGGTTCTCAGTCGTTTTCTTCCTCATTTACCGAATTTCACTCCGGTACTGGCGATTTCCATTTTTGGCGGGGTTTATTTCTCTAACCGTTGGTTAGCGATCGCTCTTCCTTTGGGAATTATGCTGATCAGCGACTTGGTGATCGGTCTTCATGAAATGATCCCGGTGATTTACGGATTGTTTATCGTATATGCAATCGTAGGAATGAAGATCAAAGATCGTTTGGGTGTTGGATCTCTGGCGATTGCAGGTCTTGCAGGTTCTGTTTCATTCTTTGTGATCACAAACTTCTTCGTTTGGTTGACTTCCGGAATGTATACTTTGAACGGACAAGGATTGGTAGAATGTTATATCGCTGCGATCCCATTCTTCAAATATAGCCTGCTCGGAGACTTTACTTATGTTTCCGTTCTGTTCGGTTCCTATTATCTATTGGAAAAGAACGGATTTGTTGCTTCTACCCAAGCAGCTTAA
- a CDS encoding apolipoprotein N-acyltransferase: MDSFLHRFREFQKTLFFDFFCFLWTGAFAFLAFAPFYLSHLVWIAPFGLFWITHKYSGRYWRLLGYGFLFGVFFYAIAFHWIHHMAMVFGNFPWLVAFIILLVAGVLFGAKFPIFLVSYSFLSRRAGKHSVWVAGVCGMAADMIGYQLFPWYWGNLAAGNIILAQTVEITGVYGLSFLVFVISYTLFETNLLHLPEILRSKEKRSHFIKFWTLPFALLLLFVIVGSTLYLKWKNVTPTKTLEVLVVQPDAPMSIRDERGRSPREVIEDLMGRMDKMVENAVQRAGKNPDLIVLPEAGIPYFSANRELLKIKMGDRIYWPRFDSLMVSFANRYKATVFFNEIDAAYKIKSSGREYLRYFNNNVVYDPNGVRRQAYQKQYLVMFGETMPFEFMYDLSPQTGRFDPGESFDLLHYYSAFPKENPQTVLPVTWEKTEGLDAEFVRNYYSPTHTELKDEGLFLPLICYEVIVPEFVRKFKDSGNPQFIANLTNDKWYGTTTESDQHFELGRLRAIEWRRWLVRSTNSGISGYVDHLGNFIEGKSTSLMKAETSWQQIQVIDSPPGFYILYGNLIPWIMIILTAIYYGNLLLRNKKSEA, encoded by the coding sequence ATGGATTCTTTTTTACATCGTTTTAGAGAGTTTCAAAAAACACTGTTTTTCGACTTCTTCTGTTTTCTCTGGACGGGGGCATTTGCATTCTTAGCCTTCGCTCCTTTTTATCTCAGCCATTTAGTTTGGATCGCTCCTTTCGGTCTATTTTGGATCACTCATAAATATTCCGGAAGATACTGGAGATTGTTAGGATACGGTTTCCTATTTGGGGTATTTTTTTATGCGATCGCATTTCATTGGATCCATCATATGGCAATGGTCTTCGGGAATTTCCCCTGGCTTGTCGCATTTATCATTCTACTTGTGGCAGGAGTTTTATTCGGAGCTAAGTTCCCCATCTTCTTAGTTTCTTATTCCTTTCTTTCCAGAAGAGCAGGCAAACACAGCGTTTGGGTAGCCGGGGTTTGCGGTATGGCGGCCGATATGATCGGCTACCAATTGTTTCCTTGGTATTGGGGAAATCTCGCAGCGGGAAACATCATACTGGCTCAAACCGTTGAGATCACAGGAGTTTACGGACTTTCCTTCTTAGTATTCGTAATCTCTTATACACTTTTCGAAACAAATTTATTACATCTTCCTGAGATCTTAAGATCCAAAGAGAAAAGGTCCCATTTTATAAAATTCTGGACCTTACCGTTTGCGTTACTTCTTCTTTTCGTGATTGTCGGGTCCACATTGTATTTGAAATGGAAGAATGTAACCCCAACTAAGACACTAGAGGTCCTCGTAGTCCAACCGGATGCCCCTATGAGTATTCGTGACGAGAGAGGTAGATCTCCTAGAGAAGTGATAGAAGATCTAATGGGTAGAATGGACAAGATGGTGGAAAATGCCGTACAAAGAGCCGGTAAAAATCCGGACCTGATCGTTTTGCCGGAAGCAGGAATTCCTTATTTCTCTGCGAACAGAGAACTTTTGAAGATCAAAATGGGAGACCGTATCTATTGGCCAAGGTTCGATTCCTTAATGGTTTCTTTTGCGAATAGATACAAGGCGACCGTATTTTTTAACGAAATAGATGCAGCTTATAAGATCAAAAGTTCCGGAAGAGAATATCTCAGATACTTCAATAATAACGTAGTATACGATCCGAATGGTGTCAGAAGACAGGCTTACCAAAAACAATATTTGGTAATGTTCGGAGAGACCATGCCTTTCGAATTTATGTACGATCTAAGTCCACAAACCGGAAGATTTGATCCGGGAGAATCTTTCGATCTTCTGCATTATTATTCCGCTTTTCCGAAAGAAAATCCTCAAACAGTTCTTCCTGTTACTTGGGAAAAAACAGAAGGACTGGATGCCGAATTTGTGAGAAATTATTATTCTCCAACTCATACGGAATTAAAGGACGAAGGTTTATTCCTTCCTTTGATCTGTTACGAAGTAATCGTTCCGGAATTCGTAAGAAAGTTCAAAGACTCGGGCAATCCACAATTTATCGCAAATCTTACCAATGATAAATGGTATGGGACCACTACTGAAAGTGATCAACATTTCGAGTTAGGAAGATTGAGAGCGATTGAATGGAGAAGATGGTTGGTCCGCTCGACAAATTCCGGGATTTCAGGTTACGTGGATCATTTGGGAAATTTTATAGAAGGCAAATCTACTTCTCTAATGAAAGCGGAAACCAGTTGGCAGCAGATCCAAGTGATCGATTCGCCTCCGGGTTTCTATATTCTATACGGAAATCTGATCCCTTGGATCATGATCATTCTGACCGCTATATATTACGGAAACCTATTGCTTCGAAACAAAAAGTCGGAAGCTTAA
- a CDS encoding TIGR00730 family Rossman fold protein, translating to MTQMKPAICVFCGSRPGKEPRYLQAAVFLGHLMASEGIGLVYGGATSGLMGAVADSVLEKGGSVIGVLPEFLTNKEIAHKEITELILVPTMHERKLLMYEKSIAFIALPGGIGTLEELVEVTSWNQLGVLSKPIGILNVNGFFDPLLQQLDHMIEEGFLDSQTREWIEVSADPEELFEKIIKRSRI from the coding sequence CTGACTCAGATGAAACCAGCCATTTGTGTATTCTGCGGTTCCAGACCTGGTAAGGAACCTCGTTATCTCCAAGCCGCAGTATTCTTAGGTCACTTAATGGCCTCGGAGGGAATCGGGTTGGTTTATGGAGGAGCTACTTCGGGTTTGATGGGAGCGGTAGCTGATTCCGTTTTAGAAAAAGGCGGGTCCGTAATCGGAGTCCTTCCTGAGTTTCTTACCAATAAAGAGATCGCTCACAAAGAGATTACTGAACTCATCCTAGTTCCAACCATGCATGAAAGAAAACTTCTCATGTACGAAAAATCCATCGCATTCATCGCTCTGCCAGGAGGGATAGGGACCTTAGAAGAATTGGTCGAAGTTACTTCTTGGAATCAACTTGGAGTTCTTTCCAAGCCGATCGGAATACTGAATGTAAACGGCTTTTTCGATCCTCTATTGCAGCAATTGGATCATATGATAGAAGAAGGATTTTTAGATTCTCAGACCAGAGAATGGATCGAAGTTAGCGCCGATCCGGAAGAACTTTTCGAAAAGATTATCAAAAGAAGTAGGATCTAA
- a CDS encoding cation transporter dimerization domain-containing protein, with the protein MPFDFSDEYKETIQNILSDRFSEISKIYDLKARSKGERKFLEFQLEFKKDIHPLEYPKILESLLDDLKQEFPYTEIIIYPKQG; encoded by the coding sequence ATGCCCTTCGACTTTTCGGACGAATACAAGGAGACCATTCAAAATATTCTCTCAGATCGGTTCTCCGAGATTTCTAAGATCTATGATCTAAAAGCAAGGTCCAAGGGAGAAAGGAAATTTCTTGAGTTTCAATTAGAGTTCAAAAAGGACATCCATCCTTTGGAATATCCTAAGATCTTGGAATCTTTACTAGACGATCTTAAACAGGAATTCCCTTATACAGAGATCATCATCTATCCAAAGCAAGGATAG
- a CDS encoding LA_2444/LA_4059 family outer membrane protein: MQTFLKLSAAAFLGIFLFISGPVYSQGKLPDPEALEKEADELEYQAGKSQVQAERRRLALLAAEKRKQAADVRNELHDQELSKPYNKPTFDIQFAALQSTWESEVLARQKNIGVNNYNTILSASGAYQNAQTTAAGAGVNPNLLNDSITSYSSPQGNTKTAFPIKLSYLNTAKTFGIEFNYLDLKIRPSYTTVDTASVLSALAPVQYHSVQYRRLDYSLNLAWYMHTATGRIGFAVGARNLDIISSEYGVIPGNYGFGKSEEKAGGLGPQIGVRIFKNFNAFLLGHFKADYFRTLGHYNRNTQGVLNGITGPYILDTSPPGGLKENVLSRTGYEIDFGLSLLRNRWLKYTLGFQYTELISKVSGYNYNGNVFPGAPGDALFLNQISKPLDQISTGSALQKEVHDKFYGIYLSLTLTI; this comes from the coding sequence TTGCAGACTTTCCTGAAACTTTCCGCAGCCGCATTCTTAGGCATTTTTTTATTTATTTCCGGTCCCGTATATTCCCAAGGTAAATTACCGGATCCGGAAGCCTTGGAAAAAGAAGCAGACGAGTTGGAATACCAAGCCGGTAAATCCCAGGTCCAAGCCGAAAGAAGAAGACTCGCCTTACTCGCAGCCGAAAAAAGAAAACAGGCTGCAGACGTTCGAAACGAGCTTCATGATCAAGAATTATCCAAACCTTATAATAAGCCTACCTTTGATATCCAATTTGCAGCATTACAGTCGACTTGGGAATCGGAGGTTTTAGCCAGACAAAAGAATATCGGCGTAAATAACTATAATACGATCTTATCTGCATCTGGAGCTTACCAAAACGCCCAGACCACGGCTGCAGGCGCAGGTGTAAATCCGAACTTATTAAATGACAGCATCACAAGTTATTCCAGCCCTCAAGGAAATACTAAGACTGCATTCCCTATCAAACTTTCCTATTTGAATACCGCTAAAACCTTCGGGATAGAATTCAATTATTTGGATCTAAAGATCAGACCTTCTTATACGACTGTAGATACTGCATCAGTATTGTCGGCTCTAGCTCCAGTCCAATATCATTCCGTTCAATACAGAAGATTGGACTATTCTTTGAACTTAGCTTGGTATATGCACACAGCAACCGGAAGGATCGGCTTCGCAGTAGGAGCTAGAAATTTGGATATTATTTCGAGCGAATATGGAGTAATCCCGGGAAATTATGGATTCGGAAAATCGGAAGAAAAAGCGGGAGGACTAGGTCCTCAGATTGGAGTTAGGATCTTCAAAAATTTCAACGCATTCCTGCTTGGACATTTTAAAGCGGATTATTTTAGGACTTTAGGACATTATAATAGAAACACTCAAGGAGTTCTGAACGGAATAACTGGCCCTTATATTTTAGATACCTCTCCTCCTGGCGGGCTAAAAGAAAACGTGCTCAGTAGGACCGGATATGAGATCGATTTTGGTCTTTCCCTGCTCAGAAACCGTTGGTTAAAATATACATTAGGATTCCAATATACGGAATTGATCTCTAAAGTGTCCGGTTATAACTATAATGGGAACGTTTTTCCTGGAGCCCCAGGCGATGCGCTATTCCTAAATCAGATTTCCAAACCTTTAGATCAAATTTCTACAGGCTCGGCCTTACAAAAAGAAGTGCATGATAAATTCTACGGAATTTATCTAAGTTTAACTTTGACTATTTGA